TTATTTGCTCTTTTTTACGACTCCTTACATTGTAGGCGATATTTTGCAATTGAAATTTATCCGTCAAAAGCTCTGCGAGAAGCCTGTTTTACTCCCACAAAAGGATTATGAAGAAGCGGGAAATTATGCCATTAGGAAAATGCAATTATCCATTATTTCTCAAATTTTAGACGGGATAATCTTTGCTGGTTGGGTCTTTTTTGGTTTGACGCATTTAGAAGATTTGATGCATGATTTAAACCTTTCTGAAACGCTAGGTTACTTGGTGTTTGCCTTGTTGTTTTTAGCGATTCAAAGCGTTTTATCCTTACCCATTAGCTACTACACCACCATGCATTTGGATAAGGAATTTGGCTTTTCTAAAGTGAGCTTGTCGTTGTTTTTTAAGGATTTTTTCAAAGGGTTATCGCTCACTTTAAGCGTGGGGTTGTTGTTGATTTACACCCTTATTATGATTATTGAGCATGTGGAACATTGGGAGATTAGCTCGTTTTTTGTCGTGTTTGTTTTTATGATACTGGCTAATCTTTTTTACCCTAAAATCGCCCAGCTTTTCAACCAATTCACCCCCTTGAATAACCGGGATTTGGAAAGTCAAATTGAGAGCATGATGGATAAGGTGGGTTTTAAATCCGAAGGTATCTTTGTGATGGACGCTAGCAAGAGGGATGGGCGTTTGAACGCGTATTTTGGGGGATTGGGTAAAAACAAGCGGGTGGTGTTGTTTGACACTTTGATCTCTAAAGTTGGGACAGAAGGGCTTTTAGCCATTTTAGGGCATGAATTAGGGCATTTTAAAAATAAGGATTTGTTGAAAAGTTTAGGGATTATGGGAGGCTTGCTCGCTCTTGTTTTTGCTTTGATCGCTCATTTGCCACCGTTGGTTTTTGAAGGCTTTAACGTTTCACAAACGCCAGCGAGTTTGATTGCGATTTTACTCTTGTTTTTGCCGGTATTTTCTTTTTACGCTATGCCTTTGATCGGGTTTTTTAGCCGAAAGAATGAATACAATGCGGACAAATTTGGGGCGAGTTTAAGCTCTAAAGAGGTTTTAGCCAAAGCGTTAGTGTCTATTGTGAGCGAAAATAAAGCGTTCCCCCATTCGCACCCTTTTTATGTTTTCTTGCATTTCACGCACCCACCCCTATTAGAGCGCTTGAAAGCTTTGGATTATGAAATTGAATGACTCTTTCACAAGCCCTAAACAAAGCCAAAAAAGAATTATCGCAAAAAGGTTTTAGGGGGGGATTAGAGTCTGAAATTTTATTAGGCTTTGTCTTGCAAAAAGAAAGGGTTTTTTTGCACACGCATGCTTATTTAGAATTAAACCACGAAGAAGAGGCACGCTTTTTTGAACTGGTAGAAAAGCGTTTGAATGACTGCCCCATAGAATATTTATTGGAAAGCTGTGATTTTTATGGGCGCTCTTTTTTCGTGAATGAGCATGTTTTAATCCCACGGCCTGAAACGGAGATTTTAGTCAAAAAAGCCCTTGATATTATTTCTCAATACCATTTAAAAGAAATAGGCGAAATAGGCATAGGGAGTGCTTGCGTGTCTGTTAGTTTGGCTTTAGAAAACCCAAAAATTTCCATTCATGCGAGCGATATTTCATTAAAAGCTTTAGAAGTGGCGTCCAAAAATATTGAACGCTTTAATTTAAAAGAGCGTGTTTTCTTAAAAAAAACGCGCCTTTGGGATCGCATGCCAACGATACAAATGCTTGTCTCTAACCCGCCCTATATCGCTAAAAGTTATCCTTTGGAAAAATCCGTCCTCAAAGAACCGCACGAAGCCCTTTTTGGGGGGGTTAAAGGCGATGAAATCTTAAAAGAAATCGTTTTTTTAGCCGCTGGATTAAAAATCCCTTTTTTGGTTTGTGAAATGGGGTATGACCAGTTAAAAAGCTTGAAAGAATGCTTGGAATTTTGCGGTTATGATGCAGAGTTTTACAAGGATTTGAGCGGCTTTGATAGAGGGTTTGTGGGCGTTTTAAAAAGTTTTTAAGATAAGGTTAAAACTTAATTACCCTTTTAGTGTTACAATAAAAACACTTAAAACAATAAAGGAATGCCGCCCATGTATGTTGAAAAAATCCTCCAATCTTTACAGAAAAAATACCCTTATCAAAAAGAGTTCCATCAAGCCGTTTATGAAGCTATCACTTCGTTAAAACCCCTTTTAGACAGCGATAAAAGCTATGAAAAGCATGCGATTTTAGAGCGTTTGATTGAGCCTGAAAGGGAGATTTTTTTTAGAGTGTGTTGGCTAGATGATAACCATCAAATCCAAGTCAATCGGGGGTGTAGGGTTGAATTCAATTCGGCTATTGGCCCTTATAAGGGGGGTTTGAGATTCCACCCTAGCGTGAATGAAAGCGTGATCAAGTTTTTAGGCTTTGAGCAAGTGTTGAAAAATTCGCTCACCACTTTGGCTATGGGGGGTGCTAAGGGGGGGAGCGATTTTGACCCTAAAGGGAAGAGCGAGCATGAAATCATGCGTTTTTGCCAGGCGTTCATGAACGAATTATACCGCCACATTGGAGCCACGACTGATGTGCCAGCTGGGGATATTGGAGTGGGCGAAAGAGAGATTGGCTATCTGTTTGGGCAATACAAAAAATTAGTCAATCGTTTTGAGGGCGTATTGACCGGTAAAGGACTCACTTATGGGGGGAGCTTGTGCAGAAAAGAAGCCACCGGCTATGGGTGCGTGTATTTTGCTGAAGAAATGTTGCAAGAAAGGAACAGCTCTTTAGAGGGCAAGGTTTGCAGCGTTTCTGGGAGCGGTAATGTCGCTATTTATACCATTGAAAAATTGCTTCAAATAGGAGCCAAACCGGTAACGGCAAGCGATTCTAATGGCATGATTTATGATAAAGACGGCATTGATTTAGAGCTTTTGAAAGAGATTAAAGAAGCGCGTCGTGGGAGGATCAAGGAATACGTTTTAGAAAAAAAGAGCGCGAAATACACCCCAACAGAAAATTACCCCAAAGGGGGGAATGCAGTGTGGCATGTGCCTTGTTTTGCGGCTTTTCCTAGTGCGACTGAGAATGAATTGAGCGTTTTAGACGCTAAAACCCTCCTTTCTAATGGGTGTAAATGCGTGGCTGAAGGAGCGAACATGCCCTCAAGCAATGAAGCGATTGAATTGTTTTTGCAGGCTAAGATTTCTTATGGTATAGGCAAGGCGGCTAATGCTGGAGGGGTGAGCGTGAGCGGCTTGGAAATGGCGCAAAATGCGAGCATGCACCCTTGGAGTTTTGAAGTGGTGGATGCGAAATTGCACCACATCATGAAAGAGATTTATAAGAATGTTTCTCAAACCGCTAAAGAGTTTAAAGATCCTACTAATTTCGTTTTAGGGGCTAATATCGCTGGTTTTAGAAAAGTGGCGTCTGCGATGATAGCGCAAGGGGTTTGATTACCCCCAATTTTACAAACCCATTTTTTTAATCAACTTTCTCGCAGCGCGCAACAAAGGTAAGGATTTTTGATAGGCTTTGCGATAGATTTTAAAAGTGGTGTTCTGGGATAGTTCCAAAAGAGGGGTAGCCTTTGATAAGAGGCGTTCATGTTCCCTTCTCAAATCATCATAATTAACCCTCAAATCATCATAATTAACCCTCAAATTATCAATGGAAACTAACGGCTCATTCAAATCACGATGCAAAGCAGAATAAGAAGAGCCATCGCAATGATAAATCGTATCGTTCTCTAAAATCGTTTTAAAAAAATCCAAGATCTTTTCAAAACTCAAATTTTGGTAAAAACTAGCTTTCCCATCAATGGTGTTTAAAGGGTTTTCATAGAGCATGTCTAAATAAGCGTTTTGGTGCGCGTGCAAGTATTTGATATAATCTATCGCTTCATCAAAATTGTTGAAATCATGGACATTCACAAAACTTTTAGGGTTAAAATCTTTCGCCACGCTGGGACTCCCCCAATAAATAGGGATAGTATGGCTAAAATACGCATCAAGGATTTTTTCGGTTACATAGCCATAGCCTTGTGAATTTTCAAAACAGAGGTTGAACTTGTATTGGCTTAAAAATTCGTTTTTGTTTTTGACGTTATAGCCTAAAGTGTTTTTCACGCTCCCTCCCCCAGTAACTGGATCAATAGAATTTAAAGCGTCATAGAAAGCGTTCCTAACAGGAGCGTTAGCGTTGCTCGCCACAAAACTGGCAAACCCTCTTTTCAAAGGATCGCTCTTATTATGGATTAGCGCGCATAAATGTGGGTGGTTTTCTTTAAAATTATGGGAGGGTTTTTTTAAAGTATAGAGGCTGTCAGCTTTGAGTTTATAGGGTGAAGTGGTGTCATTAACAATCTCGGCTTTATAATGCAAATTGGCATGATACAAAGGCATTCTCAAATAACGATCTCTAAAGTCCAATTCATCAAAGCCTATGGCGTAATCAAAGAGGTTGAAATTAGGGACTTCGTTTTCACCGGTGTAAAACACTCGTTTAGCGTTTTGGTAGGATAGGATTTTTCTGGCCGATCCAATAGGACTGCCAAAGACGATGTCCGCAGGTTTATCAGGGTTTCGGTGTAAAGTGATTTTATAGCG
This DNA window, taken from Helicobacter pylori, encodes the following:
- a CDS encoding peptide chain release factor N(5)-glutamine methyltransferase, whose product is MTLSQALNKAKKELSQKGFRGGLESEILLGFVLQKERVFLHTHAYLELNHEEEARFFELVEKRLNDCPIEYLLESCDFYGRSFFVNEHVLIPRPETEILVKKALDIISQYHLKEIGEIGIGSACVSVSLALENPKISIHASDISLKALEVASKNIERFNLKERVFLKKTRLWDRMPTIQMLVSNPPYIAKSYPLEKSVLKEPHEALFGGVKGDEILKEIVFLAAGLKIPFLVCEMGYDQLKSLKECLEFCGYDAEFYKDLSGFDRGFVGVLKSF
- the gdhA gene encoding NADP-specific glutamate dehydrogenase, with amino-acid sequence MYVEKILQSLQKKYPYQKEFHQAVYEAITSLKPLLDSDKSYEKHAILERLIEPEREIFFRVCWLDDNHQIQVNRGCRVEFNSAIGPYKGGLRFHPSVNESVIKFLGFEQVLKNSLTTLAMGGAKGGSDFDPKGKSEHEIMRFCQAFMNELYRHIGATTDVPAGDIGVGEREIGYLFGQYKKLVNRFEGVLTGKGLTYGGSLCRKEATGYGCVYFAEEMLQERNSSLEGKVCSVSGSGNVAIYTIEKLLQIGAKPVTASDSNGMIYDKDGIDLELLKEIKEARRGRIKEYVLEKKSAKYTPTENYPKGGNAVWHVPCFAAFPSATENELSVLDAKTLLSNGCKCVAEGANMPSSNEAIELFLQAKISYGIGKAANAGGVSVSGLEMAQNASMHPWSFEVVDAKLHHIMKEIYKNVSQTAKEFKDPTNFVLGANIAGFRKVASAMIAQGV
- a CDS encoding M48 family metallopeptidase produces the protein MLDIWIDMIICIFYLLFFTTPYIVGDILQLKFIRQKLCEKPVLLPQKDYEEAGNYAIRKMQLSIISQILDGIIFAGWVFFGLTHLEDLMHDLNLSETLGYLVFALLFLAIQSVLSLPISYYTTMHLDKEFGFSKVSLSLFFKDFFKGLSLTLSVGLLLIYTLIMIIEHVEHWEISSFFVVFVFMILANLFYPKIAQLFNQFTPLNNRDLESQIESMMDKVGFKSEGIFVMDASKRDGRLNAYFGGLGKNKRVVLFDTLISKVGTEGLLAILGHELGHFKNKDLLKSLGIMGGLLALVFALIAHLPPLVFEGFNVSQTPASLIAILLLFLPVFSFYAMPLIGFFSRKNEYNADKFGASLSSKEVLAKALVSIVSENKAFPHSHPFYVFLHFTHPPLLERLKALDYEIE
- a CDS encoding glycosyltransferase family 10 domain-containing protein; translated protein: MANWWGGAKEFKKSVLYFILSQRYKITLHRNPDKPADIVFGSPIGSARKILSYQNAKRVFYTGENEVPNFNLFDYAIGFDELDFRDRYLRMPLYHANLHYKAEIVNDTTSPYKLKADSLYTLKKPSHNFKENHPHLCALIHNKSDPLKRGFASFVASNANAPVRNAFYDALNSIDPVTGGGSVKNTLGYNVKNKNEFLSQYKFNLCFENSQGYGYVTEKILDAYFSHTIPIYWGSPSVAKDFNPKSFVNVHDFNNFDEAIDYIKYLHAHQNAYLDMLYENPLNTIDGKASFYQNLSFEKILDFFKTILENDTIYHCDGSSYSALHRDLNEPLVSIDNLRVNYDDLRVNYDDLRREHERLLSKATPLLELSQNTTFKIYRKAYQKSLPLLRAARKLIKKMGL